The proteins below come from a single Malus sylvestris chromosome 3, drMalSylv7.2, whole genome shotgun sequence genomic window:
- the LOC126616073 gene encoding putative disease resistance RPP13-like protein 1 isoform X2 encodes MALVGEALLSGSIQVLCEKIASGEFMAFFRARRLNHSLMDKLKVTLITLHAVLNDAEEKQIVNLAVGMWLDELKHAVFEAEDLVDEIDTEALRHEVKDQTKQTQVCNFLSTSRNPFNYEGMNGRIEELFQRLEHLAEQRNRLGLREDIWRMVSQRTPTTSVVEEGFCPFGRDNDKEKLKTLLLLSDNESSSNFAVVPIVGMGGVGKTTLAQLLYNDEQVKEHFDVHAWVCVSEQYDALRVLKILIEQITEKSCDISDMNSLEIRPREQARDISDMNSLEIRLKEPVRREQVRDISDRNTLEIRLREQVRGKTFLFVLDDLWNESYDDWGRLRTLFTYGAKGSKVIVTTRSRHVASIVHITIPIHDLEKLSDNDCWLLLAKHAFRNENSNAHPDLEEVGKKIARKCNGLPLASKTLGGLLGCNLDYKKWNHILESNFWDLPHSNSVLPSLRLSYHYLPSYLKRCFAYCSIFPKGYELEKQNVILLWVAEGLIPQSESGNTMEEVGERYFDELLSRSLFQRPRLDPPRFTMHDLINDLAMSVSGEFCFRLDLEHSQEARKRVRHFSYVRGKFDTSSKFQPLDGVKYLHTFYPVSLAPYNRWGDNVYVSNKVQDDFLPTQKYLRVISLSRYQNINRLPNSIGNHIHLRYIDLSYSAIKRLPDTVCTLYNLQTLLLLDCSSLVELPIDMRKLIHLRHLDIGGTRIKKMPVHMGRLKSLRTLTAFVLGKSTGSSIGELRELSHLGGKISILNLQYVVGAIDALLKDKKDLNEVELAWVPNVSDDSVKKRYVLERLQPSVNLVKLTIRGYGGISFPNWVGDSSFSNLQVMRLSNCSNCSSLPPVGQLPALKELYVERMKSVVSVGVELYGGNQTFQSLEKLEFSSMPEWEEWLPSPSGGESPDFPRLKELRLYECPKLRGNLPTHLPSLKTLDVSFCEVLHVNWGRNTLNTESLRGSLEKLTIWGCPGLSLLLESTETLLALQMLDIISVDIKWLPQMVHNSNRLQSLTFWGCSSLLSFPTNGLPTTLTSLRIVSCNKLEFLSREMMAKLTSLQSLSLYDSCDSLRSFPLGIFPKLSSLEISFCQNLESLSVEGGADENLSHLNSLSIWECPNLVSFPDGGLPTPNLTSLQVAYCENLKLLPDRMHTLTALQHLSIECLPNVVSFAQGGLPPNLQSFQIVGGSKDFFQTLLNEQLLPATLHTLQILVVSNLKSLDGKGLEHLTSLQHLEIAGCKSLKFLPKEGLPASLSYLSIRRCPSLKKRYRNKKGKDWRNIARIPCIKIDGEITII; translated from the exons ATGGCTTTGGTTGGAGAGGCTTTGCTCTCCGGTTCGATCCAGGTGCTGTGCGAAAAGATTGCTTCGGGAGAGTTCATGGCCTTCTTCCGGGCAAGAAGACTCAACCATTCACTCATGGACAAACTGAAGGTGACATTGATTACACTTCATGCAGTGCTCAACGACGCAGAGGAGAAGCAGATTGTCAACCTTGCCGTCGGGATGTGGCTTGACGAGCTCAAACATGCTGTGTTCGAAGCCGAGGACTTGGTGGATGAGATCGATACTGAAGCTTTGCGTCACGAGGTGAAAGATCAGACTAAGCAAACCCAGGTGTGCAACTTCCTCTCTACCTCTCGTAATCCTTTTAATTATGAGGGCATGAATGGTAGGATAGAGGAGTTATTTCAGAGGTTAGAACACCTTGCAGAACAGCGAAATCGCCTTGGTCTTAGAGAAGATATTTGGCGCATGGTTTCACAAAGAACTCCCACAACTTCTGTAGTTGAGGAAGGATTCTGTCCCTTTGGTAGGGATAATgataaagaaaagttaaaaacactactGCTGCTATCTGACAATGAAAGTAGCAGTAATTTTGCTGTAGTCCCTATAGTCGGAATGGGTGGGGTTGGTAAGACAACCCTTGCTCAACTCCTTTACAATGATGAACAAGTTAAAGAGCATTTTGACGTTCATGCTTGGGTTTGTGTTTCCGAACAGTACGATGCTTTGAGGGTGCTTAAGATCCTTATTGAACAAATCACTGAGAAATCTTGTGATATCTCAGATATGAATTCCCTTGAAATTCGACCAAGGGAACAAGCAAGGGATATCTCAGATATGAATTCCCTTGAAATTCGACTAAAGGAACCAGTAAGGAGGGAACAAGTGAGGGATATCTCAGATAGGAATACCCTTGAAATTCGACTAAGGGAGCAAGTAAGGGGAAAAACATTTTTATTTGTCCTAGATGACCTTTGGAATGAGAGCTATGATGACTGGGGTCGTCTACGAACTCTTTTCACTTATGGGGCGAAGGGAAGTAAGGTCATTGTAACAACAAGGAGTAGACATGTTGCATCCATCGTGCACATTACTATTCCAATTCATGACTTGGAAAAATTGTCGGACAATGATTGCTGGTTGTTACTGGCAAAACATGCATTTAGAAATGAAAACTCCAATGCACATCCAGACTTGGAAGAAGTTGGTAAGAAAATTGCACGCAAGTGCAACGGTTTGCCTTTAGCTTCAAAAACACTAGGGGGTCTCTTAGGTTGCAACCTAGACTACAAGAAATGGAATCACATATTGGAGAGCAATTTTTGGGATCTACCACACAGTAATAGTGTTCTTCCTTCTCTAAGATTGAGTTACCATTATCTTCCAAGTTACTTGAAAAGATGCTTTGCTTATTGCTCAATTTTTCCAAAGGGCTATGAATTGGAAAAGCAAAATGTAATTCTACTATGGGTGGCAGAAGGTTTAATTCCACAATCAGAGAGTGGGAATACAATGGAGGAGGTTGGTGAAAGATACTTTGACGAACTGTTATCTCGATCACTGTTTCAAAGACCAAGATTGGATCCACCAAGATTCACCATGCATGATCTTATCAATGACTTGGCTATGTCTGTGTCTGGAGAGTTTTGTTTTAGGTTGGATCTGGAACATTCACAGGAAGCTCGTAAAAGAGTTCGCCACTTCTCGTATGTGAGAGGAAAATTTGATACATCTTCAAAATTTCAGCCATTAGATGGAGTGAAGTATTTGCACACATTCTATCCAGTGTCTTTAGCACCATATAACAGATGGGGTGACAATGTATATGTAAGCAATAAGGTTCAAGATGATTTTCTGCCAACACAAAAATATTTACGGGTAATATCATTGTCGAGGTATCAAAATATCAATCGGTTACCTAATTCCATTGGTAATCACATACACTTGCGCTACATCGATCTCTCTTATTCGGCAATTAAAAGGTTACCAGATACAGTGTGTACCCTCTACAATTTACAAACACTGTTGTTGTTAGATTGTTCTTCTCTTGTTGAATTGCCCATAGACATGAGGAAATTGATTCATTTACGTCATCTTGATATTGGCGGAACTCGCATAAAAAAAATGCCTGTGCATATGGGTAGATTAAAAAGCCTGAGAACACTGACAGCTTTTGTGTTGGGGAAATCTACTGGGTCAAGCATTGGAGAATTGAGGGAGTTGTCCCACCTTGGAGGAAAAATTTCTATCTTGAATCTGCAATATGTAGTCGGTGCTATTGATGCCTTGCTGAAGGATAAGAAAGATCTCAATGAGGTAGAGTTGGCATGGGTTCCTAATGTTTCCGATGATTCTGTAAAAAAGAGATATGTGCTCGAAAGACTACAACCTTCGGTAAATTTGGTGAAACTAACCATCAGGGGTTATGGCGGGATCAGCTTCCCGAATTGGGTGGGAGACTCGTCCTTCTCCAACTTACAAGTGATGCGTCTCAGTAATTGTAGTAATTGCAGTTCATTGCCACCAGTTGGTCAGCTACCAGCTCTCAAAGAGCTCTACGTAGAAAGGATGAAATCAGTTGTGAGTGTCGGTGTTGAGTTGTACGGGGGAAATCAAACATTTCAATCTTTAGAGAAGCTGGAGTTTTCAAGTATGCCAGAGTGGGAGGAATGGCTGCCTAGTCCAAGTGGAGGTGAAAGTCCAGACTTTCCTCGTCTTAAGGAGCTGAGGTTATATGAATGTCCGAAGTTGAGAGGAAACTTGCCCACTCATCTTCCTTCCTTGAAAACACTTGATGTGTCCTTTTGTGAGGTTCTACATGTAAACTGGGGCCGCAATACCTTGAATACGGAATCCTTACGAGGATCTCTTGAAAAACTGACAATATGGGGATGCCCGGGTCTCTCATTGTTACTAGAGTCGACGGAGACGCTGCTGGCGCTTCAGATGCTTGATATTATTTCTGTTGATATTAAGTGGTTGCCGCAAATGGTGCACAACAGCAATCGTCTTCAAAGTTTGACTTTTTGGGGATGTTCCTCACTCTTGTCGTTCCCTACAAATGGTCTGCCCACCACGCTGACGTCACTCCGTATAGTAAGTTGCAATAAATTAGAATTCCTATCACGTGAGATGATGGCCAAATTGACTTCCCTTCAGTCTTTGAGTCTATACGACAGCTGTGATTCTCTGAGGTCGTTCCCTTTGGGCATTTTCCCCAAACTTTCATCTCTTGAAATAAGTTT TTGTCAGAATCTGGAATCTCTTTCAGTTGAAGGAGGAGCAGATGAAAATCTCAGCCATCTCAACTCCCTGTCTATTTGGGAATGTCCAAATCTTGTCTCTTTTCCCGACGGGGGATTGCCCACTCCCAACCTCACTTCCCTTCAAGTCGCTTACTGCGAGAATTTGAAGTTATTGCCGGACCGAATGCACACCCTCACCGCCCTTCAACATTTGTCGATAGAGTGTCTTCCAAATGTGGTGTCATTTGCACAAGGGGGTTTGCCTCCCAACCTACAATCATTTCAGATCGTCGGAGGAAGCAAAGATTTCTTCCAGACGTTGCTCAATGAGCAGCTGCTCCCTGCCACTCTTCACACTCTCCAAATCTTGGTTGTATCGAATCTGAAATCTTTGGATGGAAAGGGACTTGAGCACCTCACTTCTCTTCAACACCTAGAAATTGCAGGGTGCAAGAGTCTCAAATTCCTGCCAAAAGAGGGTTTGCCGGCATCTCTTTCTTATCTCAGCATCAGGCGTTGTCCTTCTCTGAAGAAGAGGTATCGgaacaagaagggaaaagatTGGAGAAACATAGCTCGCATTCCTTGCATAAAGATAGATGGAGAAATCACCATCATATGA